The genomic stretch TCCACTTTCATTGGCAATTTCCTGTATCGATGTTGAATGGAATCCTTTTCGAGCAAAAAGTTGCATGGCGGTTTCAAGTATGTGTTTCTTTTTTTCGTTCATCTTCCACCTCTGTTCGTCAGAAATAAACTGACCGGCTTTTAATGACCAGTTGGTCATGAACATTATATCATGTTCAAAGTTTTTTTCCTAATCCTACTTTAAGTGAGTAATAATCTCAGTATAGTAAACAATATATCTTGAATTATATCGATTTATTCAGTATAGTGATCATGTAATGACCAGTCAGTCATAAAAGTGGAGAAAAAGGAGTGGAAGTTGCTTGAGAAAGCTGATTCAATTTTCGTTAAATAATAAGTTTGCAGTTTGGCTGTTAACGATTATTATTACAGTTGCTGGATTGTACTCAGGTTTTAATATGAAAATGGAAACAATCCCAAATATTAATACCCCATTAGTATCAGTCACAACTGTTTACCCGGGAGCAACACCTGAAGAAGTGTCTGAGAAAGTATCAGAACCGATTGAAAATAAAGTAGAAAGTCTATCGGGAGTAAATGTCGTAAGTTCTTCTTCATTCGAAAATGCATCGAATGTTCAAATTGAATATAACTTTAGTAAAAACATGGATGAGGCTGAGGATGAAGTACGAGAAACATTGCAGTCACTTTCATTACCTGATGAAGTACAAGATCCAAATGTTTCACGATTAAGTTTTAATGCATTTCCGGTCATGTCGCTAAGTGTTTCTGAAGATGATCGTTCACTGACAGAATTAACACAGCGTGTTGAAGAAGATGTCCTGCCTGCCATTGAAGGGGTCGAGGGGGTCTCATCTGTTTCGATTGCCGGCCAGGAAGTGGAAGAAATTTCTTTTACGTTTAAAGAAGATAAGATGAAAGAGTTGGGGCTAGATGAAGAAACCGTTAAGAATCTGATTAAAGGTTCTTCTGTCAATATCCCTCTTGGTTTATATAACTTTGAAGATAACCAAAAAGCTGTTGTCGTTGATGGCAATGTTTCTTCATTAGAAGATTTAAAAGAACTAGAAATACCAGCTATGCCACAGCAAAGCCAAGCAGCCCAAGGGCCTTCTGCAGGAGCAAATCAAGCACCTCCGGCAGCCGGAGCACAAGATCCTTCTGCATCTCAAGCGGGAGCTAGTGAAGGGCAGCCGAAAATACCAACCGTTCAGCTTCAAGAAATCGCAGATATTGAATTAGTTGGTGAAGCGGAATCGATTTCCCGTACGAACGGGAAAGAATCAATTGGGATTCAAGTAACAAAGAGTGCAGATGCAAACACGGTTGATGTTGTGAACGGTGTGAAAGACGAAATTGCATCACTTGAGGATGAGAACAATGAGATGAGTATTGTCACTATATTCGATCAGGGTGAGCCGATCGAAGAATCAGTTAGCACAATGCTGAACAAGGCAATCATCGGTGCTATTTTTGCCGTTCTCATTATTTTATTATTCTTGCGTAACATACGATCTACGTTAATTTCCGTTATTTCCATTCCATTAAGCTTGCTAATTGCCTTATTGGTGTTGAACCAGTTAGACATTACGTTAAATATCATGACGTTAGGTGCGATGACTGTTGCGATTGGTCGTGTGGTTGATGACTCGATTGTCGTGATTGAAAACATTTATCGACGGATGGCGATCAAAGGCGAACAGTTGAAAGGGAAAGAACTCATTACGGAAGCGACAAAAGAAATGTTCCTTCCAATCATGTCTTCCACAATTGTAACAATCGCCGTCTTTTTACCACTAGGTCTCGTTCAAGGCCCAGTTGGCGAACTATTCTTACCTTTCGCCTTAACCATTGTATTTGCGTTATTAGCTTCTTTACTAGTTGCGATTACAATTGTGCCAGCGATGGCTCACTCTCTCTTTAAGAAAGGGCTAGTGAAAAAAGGGAAGGAACCTGAGCACAAAGAAGAAGGCAACGGCCGTCTTGCTCATCAATACAAAAAAATATTAAATTGGACGTTGAATCACAAACTGATCACGTTCGGTGCGAGTATACTTGTTTTAGTGGGAAGTTTGTTCCTTGCTCCGATTGTAGGCGTCAGCTTCTTGCCTTCTGATCAAGAGAAAATGATTGTAGCAACATATAATCCAGAGCCTGGTGAAACAACTGAAAATATTAATAACCTTGCTCTTGATGCAGAAGACTACTTCTTAGATAAAGAAGATGTGGATACCATTCAATACTCCGTTGGTGGAGAAAACCCAATGAATCCAGGAGCTAGTAATCAAGTTCTTTTCTTTGTTAGTTATGATGAAGAAACAGAAGGATTCGAAGATGAACGTAAACTGGTTCTCGAAGATTTGAAGCAACTGAGTGAAAAAGGTGAATGGGGTTATCAAGATATCTCAGCTTCTGGTGGAAGCAACCAAATTACACTCGTAGTAAATGAAGAAAATATGAGTGATCTTGGTCCGGTTGTAGAAGATGTGACAGCTGAGCTTGAGAAAGAAGACAACCTTTCGAATATTAGTTCAAGTATTTCAGAGTCCTATGATCAATTTACAATCGTAGCGAACGCTGAAAAGCTAAGTGAATTTGGTTTAACAGCTGGTCAAATCGGAATGGAGCTTCGTAATACTGGGGAAGCGCCTGTTCTTACAACTGTTGAAAAAGATGGAGAAGCATTGAATGTTGTTCTCCAAGTAAATGAAAAGACGTTTGAAGATAAAAGTGATTTAGAAGAAACGACGATTCAGTCACCATTAGGTATAGAAGTTCCTCTTAGTGACGTCACCACCATTGAAGAAGGTCAATCATCAAATACAATCACACGTCGCGATGGCAAAGTGTACGCGAACGTAACAGCTGAAGTACTCGATGATAACATTGGGCAGGTTTCGGCAGATGTTCAGGAAGCCATTGATAAAATGGATTTACCTGATTCTTCAGAAGTCACTCTTGGTGGTGTCACTCAAGATATCAATGAATCATTCACTCAGCTTGGTTTAGCCATGCTAGCTGCGATAGCGATTGTTTATCTTGTCCTTGTCATTACATTTGGAGGCGGTCTTGCTCCGCTCGCCATTTTGTTCTCACTACCATTTACCGTTATTGGCGGACTCGTTGGATTATTGATTGCTGGTGAAACGATAAGTATTTCATCGCTAATAGGGATGCTAATGCTAATTGGTATTGTTGTAACAAATGCGATTGTATTAATTGATCGTGTCATTCATAAAGAAAAAGAAGGATTCACGACTAGAGAAGCTTTAATAGAAGCCGCTGGTACGCGTCTTCGTCCGATTTTAATGACAGCTCTTGCAACGATTGGTGCTCTAGCCCCGCTTGCGTTTGGTCTAGAAGGTGGAGCGCTTATTTCTAAAGGACTTGGTGTAACTGTTATTGGAGGTTTAACAAGCTCAACTCTCTTAACGCTTATCATTGTCCCTGTTGTTTATGAATTCTTCATGAAATTTAGAAAGAAACCGAAAAGCGAATAGAAACTACAAATGAAGGCCCTTTGAGAAAAGGGCCTTCATTTTTTCTTGTTTCCTGTATAATTCTTTAAGATGGCATATTTCTGAACTGTCATCTATTTCAGTAAACCAAATGTTTTTACCAACTCTGGACAGGTGTACATTTCCCCGTTTTCGGGAAACAATGAATTAACGATGACGATTAGGAGAGACATAACAATGGATAAAGTTGAAACAATGTATGTCGAGTACTTTCATGAGCGTCTTGAAGAAATTGGAGAGAAATGGACAAAAAGGCTACAAATTCTTGTCGATGAAAAAGAAGCAACAGATACAGCCGTTCTTAAAGTACCAGAATTAAAAAAGGAAATTATTTTGTTCTGTTCTGATTTTGTTAAGCAGATGATTTTTCAAAGATCAAATACTCGAGATGTACAGGAATGGGCAGGAAGGATTGTTGAGATTTTTTCGAGCCACACGTTTTCTTTGCAGCAATCGGTTGCTAGCCTAACATACCTAAGACAAATTCTCTGGGATGTTATGGTGGAGTTTAGTTCAGAGCAGGAGCATCTAATTGAAGCGAGCCGACTAGCAGGATGGGGCAGTTACATGAACAAATCGTTCGATTTGTTGCTTCATAAAGTAACGGTCTACACAAATCAACTCAATGAAGAACAACTTGCGGCACAGCAGACAAAAATTACTGAACTAAGTGTTCCTATTATTCCAATC from Bacillus sp. Cs-700 encodes the following:
- a CDS encoding efflux RND transporter permease subunit → MRKLIQFSLNNKFAVWLLTIIITVAGLYSGFNMKMETIPNINTPLVSVTTVYPGATPEEVSEKVSEPIENKVESLSGVNVVSSSSFENASNVQIEYNFSKNMDEAEDEVRETLQSLSLPDEVQDPNVSRLSFNAFPVMSLSVSEDDRSLTELTQRVEEDVLPAIEGVEGVSSVSIAGQEVEEISFTFKEDKMKELGLDEETVKNLIKGSSVNIPLGLYNFEDNQKAVVVDGNVSSLEDLKELEIPAMPQQSQAAQGPSAGANQAPPAAGAQDPSASQAGASEGQPKIPTVQLQEIADIELVGEAESISRTNGKESIGIQVTKSADANTVDVVNGVKDEIASLEDENNEMSIVTIFDQGEPIEESVSTMLNKAIIGAIFAVLIILLFLRNIRSTLISVISIPLSLLIALLVLNQLDITLNIMTLGAMTVAIGRVVDDSIVVIENIYRRMAIKGEQLKGKELITEATKEMFLPIMSSTIVTIAVFLPLGLVQGPVGELFLPFALTIVFALLASLLVAITIVPAMAHSLFKKGLVKKGKEPEHKEEGNGRLAHQYKKILNWTLNHKLITFGASILVLVGSLFLAPIVGVSFLPSDQEKMIVATYNPEPGETTENINNLALDAEDYFLDKEDVDTIQYSVGGENPMNPGASNQVLFFVSYDEETEGFEDERKLVLEDLKQLSEKGEWGYQDISASGGSNQITLVVNEENMSDLGPVVEDVTAELEKEDNLSNISSSISESYDQFTIVANAEKLSEFGLTAGQIGMELRNTGEAPVLTTVEKDGEALNVVLQVNEKTFEDKSDLEETTIQSPLGIEVPLSDVTTIEEGQSSNTITRRDGKVYANVTAEVLDDNIGQVSADVQEAIDKMDLPDSSEVTLGGVTQDINESFTQLGLAMLAAIAIVYLVLVITFGGGLAPLAILFSLPFTVIGGLVGLLIAGETISISSLIGMLMLIGIVVTNAIVLIDRVIHKEKEGFTTREALIEAAGTRLRPILMTALATIGALAPLAFGLEGGALISKGLGVTVIGGLTSSTLLTLIIVPVVYEFFMKFRKKPKSE
- a CDS encoding STAS domain-containing protein, producing the protein MDKVETMYVEYFHERLEEIGEKWTKRLQILVDEKEATDTAVLKVPELKKEIILFCSDFVKQMIFQRSNTRDVQEWAGRIVEIFSSHTFSLQQSVASLTYLRQILWDVMVEFSSEQEHLIEASRLAGWGSYMNKSFDLLLHKVTVYTNQLNEEQLAAQQTKITELSVPIIPIAKDIGVLPLIGTIDTYRASLIQRKGIERSSELQLSYLVIDLSGVPIMDTMVANEIFQLIKMLDLSGVESILTGIRPEIAQTAVQLGIDFTNVNTYAHLHQALRAILPSS